The Oscillatoria salina IIICB1 genomic sequence CCGAGGGAAGGGGGAGTAATTAGTAGCTTTAATATCTTACTAATTAACTAAATTCTTCCCTCTCTTGGTAGGAGATGGGTTGGGGGAGAGGTGATAATAATTTGAAGCAGTAACGTTGTCTAACCTAACCCCCCAGCACCCTTCCCTCCGAGGGAAGGGGGAGTAATTAGTAGCTTTAATATCTTACTAATTAACTAAATTCTTCCCTCTCTTGGTAGGAGATGGGTTGGGGGAGAGGTGATAATAATTTGAAGCAGTAATATAATTTTTTATACCTTGATATTTGCTAGCGATCCTGATTTTCTAGCGAGATTAACTAGAAAATTTTGCCAAAATTTGAAGCTAATTTATGGCAACCAATCTTGACGGGGATTAAACTTTTCAATAGTACGAATTTTCTCGTAAAGTTCCTTTTCTTCGGGGGTAATTTCTTCAGGAATAGCAAGTTGAATTTCTACTAATTGATCGCCGCGACTACCACCGCGAGGATAACCTTTATTCGCTAGGCGCAATCTCTGACCTGATTTTACACCTGGGGGCAGTTTCATTTTCACTAAACCATCGAGGGTTGGGACTTCAATTGCTCCCCCTAAAACAGCTTCGCTAGGTGTGAGCGGCACTTGACAATATACGTCGGCTCCTTGTAATTCAAAGATCGGATGGGGTTCAACGGTAATTTTCAGGTACAAGTCGCCACCAGCCATACCTTGACCTTTTAGTCTAACTTGTTGCCCGTTGACCATGCCAGGAGGCATATCCACTTCCAGCGATCGCCCATCTTCGAGACGGATTCTTTCTCTCCCTCCTTGGTAAGCTTTCTCTAAAGGTAAAGTTAATCTCGCTTCCACATCTTTCCGGGCAGGGCGAGGATTAATCGCCTTCTCAACCTTGATTTTTCCCGGACGATAGCTCTCCCAATTCGTCGGACGAGTCCGGGGTCGTTCGACGGTTGTCGTGGCTCCACCGCCCTCTGCGCGGCGACTCAGGAGGTCTTCGACAAAGCGGTTAAAATCCCCGCCATACTGACTAAAATCGCCTTGGCTAGTGGTTTTGCCATTTCGATTGAAACTAAAGCCCTTACCAACTTTACGCTTACCAGCGCCCTGCTGCCAATAGCTACTAGCGCGATCGTAGAGCGATCGCTTACTTTCATCGGAAAGCACTTCATAAGCTTCACCGATCGCCTTAAACTTTTCCTCGGCAGCTTTATCACCCAAATTGCGATCGGGATGATAGCGCAACGCCAATTTCCGATACGCCTTTTTGATTTCCTGAACGTTTGCTTCTGGGGAAACGCCTAAAATTTCGTAGTAGTTCCGAAAGTTTTGCATAACAAGAGGTGCGATCTTATCAGTATCCGCATTGACAGTTTTGGCTAGAAGTCAGAATTTGCCCTTATTTCCCAACTACCAAGCAAATAACTGGCGGCTTGTCGAAGGCTAGGATAAACCGTCGAAAAATTTATTGGTGTATTTTTAGAACCAATCATCATCTTCTTCATCCCAATCATTTTGATAAGGGATATCCGAACGACGACGGCGATCGGAACGCGGCGGAGAGTCCGAGCGCGTGGGATAATCCGAACGAGGTGGATAATCCGAGCGCGTGGGATAATCTGAGCGAGGTGGATAATCCGAGCGAGGTGGATAATCCGAGCGAGGGGGATAATCTGCCGGAGAGCGACGGGAATTATTGTTATACCGAGGACTTTCTCTCTCACCATAGTAGTCATCATATCCCGAATAGCGGCGATCGCCTGGGCGATCGTAACCGCCTCTGGAGGGATAAGGAGGTTCTGGTTCTCTTTCACCCGTAAAGGTACGACGAATCGAACCAAAAAAGTCATCGTCTTCTTCTTCTTGATACTGCAACCGAACCTCTCGATTTAACTCATAAAGAGCATCTTCAAGATCCGATTGCGCGCGATCGATGCGGCGTTCGTCATCTAATTCCAGACTACTGCGTAACTCCTCAACCAAAGCCTCAATCCGACGGCGATAATAGCTAGCAAACTGAGTCCCAAAATCAAGACTTACCTCTTTCAACCGCCGGAGAGCCTGATCTGCCAAAGCCCCAGCCCGATTGCGTTTTTCCACTCGTTCGCGGCGTTCCTTATCAGCACGACTAAATTGTGCCGCTTCGCGAATCATTTGCTCAACTTCACCCTGGCTCAAAGTCGAAGCACCTTGAACGATAATACTTTGTTCGCGCCCAGTAGTCTTATCCTGAGCCGTAACTTGCAAAATCCCATTAGCATCGATATCAAAAGCCACCTGAATTTGAGGAAGTCCCCTCGGTGCTGGCGGAATTCCCGTAAGCTTAAACTTACCCAGAGACTTATTATCCGCCGCCATTTCCCGTTCCCCTTGCAGCACGTGAACCTCTACCAAGGTTTGATTATTTTCCGCCGTCGAAAAGACATCCGAACGTCGCACAGGAATCGTCGTATTGCGCGGAATCAACTTTTTCGTTACCCCACCAATCGTCTCCAAACCTAGAGACAAAGGCGTAACATCAAGCAAGAGAATATCTTTAACCTCACCACCAATAATTCCCGCTTGAATTGCTGCACCCACAGCAACCACCTCATCAGGATTCACATTTTGATTCGGTTCTTTATCGATAAAACTGCGAACGAGTTCTTGTACCATCGGGATACGAGTCGAACCGCCCACCAAAACCACCTCATCAATTTGTACCGGAGAAATCCCCGCATCCGAAAGCGCCCGTTTAATCGGACGACGCAAACGACTAACCAAATCTCCACACAAACTTTCAAATTGAGGGCGAGTTAGCTTCGTTTCAATGTGTTTCGGACCCTCTTCCGTAGCAGTAATAAAAGGCAGATTAATTTCCGTAACACTCACACCCGACAACTCAATTTTCGCCTTTTCCGCCGCCTCCATCAGACGTTGGAGAGCTTGGCGATCGCGTCGTAAATCTACTTTCTCAGTTTCCAGAAACTGCTCCGCTAACCAATCGACAATTTTCTTATCGAAATCATTCCCACCCAACTGCGTATCGCCGCTAGTCGCCTTAACCTCAAAAACACTATCCCCTACATCCAAAATCGAAACATCAAACGTTCCGCCACCCAAATCAAACACCAAAATCGTTTGCGAATCATAACGATCTAACCCATAAGCCAAAGACGCTGCTGTCGGCTCATTGATAATCCGCATCACCTCCAAACCAGCAATTCGTCCCGCATCCCTCGTCGCCTGTCGTTGAGAATCATTAAAATAAGCAGGTACGGTAATTACTGCCCCCGTTACAGGTTCCCCCAAATAACGCTCCGCTTCCTCAGCCAACTTCCGCAACACCAGCGCCGAAATCTCTTCCGGCGCAAATTCCTTACGCAAGCGAGGGCATCTAACTTTAATATTGCCCACCTCATCACGCCGAATCGTATAAGGAACGCGCTTTGATTCCGGGCTAAGTTCAGCATATTTACGACCAATAAAGCGCTTCACCGCATAAAAAGTATTCTGAGGATTGAGAACCGCCTGTCGTCGTGCCATTTGCCCAACTACCAGTTCTCCATCCTTATTAAAGCCCACTACCGAAGGCGTGGTCCGCATCCCTTCCGAGTTAGCGATTACCACTGGTTTGCCGCCTTCCATGACAGCTACTACTGAATTGGTTGTCCCTAAGTCAATGCCGACTACTTTGCCCATGCGTTTGCTTTCTCCGCAACTTGCCCCGCTTACTTCAAAATAATAATTCGAGTCAGGATTTAAATTAGCAGCTACCGATAGAGAAATCGATCGCTCACTTACCTACTCATCTGCTTGTAGCTTTACAGTATATCTTTTGCTTAGTTAGCCTCAGCCCCGAAGTAGGGGAAACTCTATCTGCCAATTTTTAGAGTGAAACTCGATCTCGGTTGAGAGAGAAAGCTTCTAACTCCTTTTCTAGCTATATCTTATCGTGTTGAGACAACTCACTGCTGCTGCTAGTGATACGATAAAAATTTGCTGTAACTGGTGAGCAAAGGATGGCAGAAACTCTTTTCTTCAACGCTCTGCGTGAAGCTACTGACGAAGAAATGGCGCGCGACGACACTGTTTTCGTTCTCGGTGAGGATGTTGGTCATTATGGTGGCTCTTATAAAGTAACCAAAGACCTGTACAAAAAATATGGCGAATTGCGACTTTTGGATACCCCGATCGCGGAAAATAGTTTTATGGGTTTGGCTGTCGGTGCGGCAATGACTGGTTTGCGTCCGATTGTCGAAGGCATGAATATGGGCTTTTTGCTGCTAGCTTTTAACCAAATTTCTAATAATGCTGGAATGCTGCGTTATACCTCTGGTGGTAATTTTAAGATCCCGATGGTGATTCGCGGTCCTGGAGGCGTAGGTCGTCAATTGGGGGCGGAACACTCCCAAAGACTCGAAGCTTATTTTCATGCGGTTCCTGGGCTAAAAATCGTTGCTTGTTCGACTGTTTATAATGCCAAGGGCTTATTGAAAGCGGCAATTCGTGACGATAACCCGGTACTGTTTTTTGAACACGTTTTGCTTTATAACCTCAAGGAAGATTTACCTGAAGAGGAATATTTGTTACCTCTAGATCGAGCAGAAGTTGTCCGTTCTGGTAAAGATGTGACAATTCTGACTTACTCTAGAATGCGCCATCATGTCCTCCAAGCGCTGAAGCAATTGGAAAAGGAAGGCTACGATCCAGAAATTATCGATTTAATCTCGCTGAAACCTTTTGACATGAATGTTATTGGTGAGTCGATTCGCAAAACTCATCGAGTTATTATTGTCGAGGAGTGCATGAAAACTGGCGGAATTGCTGCGGAACTGATTTCGCTAATCAATGAACAACTTTTTGATGAGTTAGATGCGCCACCCTTGCGCTTATCTTCTCAAGATATTCCCACACCATACAACGGTACTCTGGAAAACTTGACAATTGTGCAACCGCAGCAAATTGTCGAAGCTGTCCAGAAAATGATGCAGTTACGAGTTTAGAGGATTGGGGATTGGGAGATTTGGGGGAGGGAGACAAGGGAGACAAGGGGGACAAGGGGGACAAGGGGGACAAGGGGGACAAGGGAGAGGGGGAAGATGAGGGAGACAAGGAGGATAAACTGATAACTGTTCACTGATAACTGAACCCAGTCCCCTCCTCCCCAGTCCCATGACGACGAATAACAAAGTAAAAATAGCAAATAATGGAAAAACAGCGTTCTTTAATTGCCCTAATTATAGTCTTGGTGGTAGGGGCGATCGCGCTCTTAACTCAGCTACCAATTCCCCAAGGGCTGGATTTACGGGGAGGGTCACAGCTTACAATTCAGGTGAAGCCTGTTGAAGGTAAGGAAATTAATCAGGAAAATCTGGTTGCTGTTAAACGAGTCTTGGAAAATCGGGTTAACGGTTTAGGCGTATCGGAACCACTGATTCAAACCGCAGGTGAAGATAAAATCTTGGTACAATTACCAGGAGTAAGTAACCCGGAACAGGCAGAAAGAGTCCTTGGGGGAACAGCGCAGCTTGAGTTTCGCCAACAAATACCTAATACGGAAGGGGATTTTCAAGCTTTATTTACTATTCAACAGCAATTACAAGCTCAACTGGCTCAATTGCGATCGGGTGAAGAAGACAATTTAGAGGAAATTGAAGAAACTACCGCATCTCTGGATACAATCAATCAGCAGTTGGCTGAACTTTTTCAACCTGTGGGTTTGACTGGTCAAAATCTGGAAAATGCTCGCGCTGAACCAACTCAAAGTGGTAATAGTTGGGAAGTTGCTCTCCGTTTCGATGCTGAAGGTGGAGATAAGTTTGCTGAATTAACGAAAAATGTCGCTGGTACTGGTCGCCGTTTGGGTATTTTTCTCGATAATGATTTGATTAGCGCTCCGAATGTGGGTCCCGAATTTGCGGAAACGGGAATTACTGGTGGTGCGGCAGTAATTACTGGTAATTTTACTCTCGAAACTGCTAACGATCTGGCTGTGCAGTTGCGTGGTGGTGCGTTACCTTTCCCGGTGGAAGTAGTGGAAAACCGCACTGTCGGTGCTACTCTCGGACGAGATAGCGTGCGGCGCAGTATCTATGCTGCTGTGGCTGGTTTGGTGTTAGTCTTAATTTTTATGGGGGTTTATTATCGACTGCCTGGGTTGATTGCTGATGTGTCTTTGGCGATCTATACTTTGCTAACATTAGCTTGTTTTGCTTTGATTGGCGTAACTTTGACGTTACCAGGAATTGCCGGGTTTATCCTCAGTATTGGTATGGCAGTTGATGCAAATGTGCTGATTTTTGAGCGTACTCGTGAAGAATTACGTTCGGGTAAGACTTTATATCGCTCGGTTGAGTCGGGTTTTTATCGAGCTTTTTCGAGTATCTTAGACAGTAACGTGACGACGTTGATTGCTTGTGCTGCTTTGTTTTGGTTGGGATCGGGTTTGGTTAAGGGTTTTGCTTTGACTTTGGCAATTGGTGTCATAGTAAGTATGTTTACTGCTCTCACTTGCAGTCGTACTTTGCTACTCTTGACTGTTTTAACTTTACCTGGAGTGCGCCAAAAACCAGAACTTTTCTGTCCTAATCTCGATCGGAGTGCAAAATCATAGTCAGAGGGAAATTATGAAGTTAAATATTATTAAGCAGCAACGACTGTGGTGGACAGTTTCGGCGATCGCTGTTTTAATTAGCGCGATCGCAATGACGATTTCTTGGTTCACTTTTAATGCACCTTTACGTCCTGGGCTGGATTTTGTTGGCGGAACTCGGTTACAGTTAGAACGAGATTGTTCGGTTGCTGGTAACTGCGATGAACCGATTAATTCTGGACAAGTTCGCGATATTTTAGCCGCACAAGATTTGGCAAATAGCAGCATTCAAGTTATTGGTGAAGATAAGCAAACTCTTTCAATTCGTACGAAAACTTTAAATGTTGACGAACGCACTCAGTTAAGAGCAGCTTTAAGCGAAGAAATCGGCACATTTGACCCCGAAACAACTCAGATCGAAACAGTCGGTCCCACGATCGGTCAAGAACTTTTTACTGCTGGTATTCTAGCTTTGATTGTTTCGTTTTTCGGTATTATTGTATACCTCAGCTTCCGCTTTCAGTTTGACTACGCTCTGTTTGCAATTATTGCTTTATTTCACGACGCTTTTATTACTGCGGGGATCTTCTCTATTTTTGGTTTGGTTTTTGGGGTCGAAGTTGATAGTTTGTTCTTAGTTGCTATCTTGACAATTATCGGTTTTTCTGTTAACGATACTGTGATAATTTACGATCGCATTCGCGAAACAATTGCTGAAAACCCCAAAGATTCTATTACTGATATTGTCGATAACGCTGTCAATCAAACCTTAAGCCGCTCAATTAATACTACTCTGACAACTTTATTACCATTGATAGCTATTGCTTTATTTGGCGGCGAAACTTTGAAATTCTTTGCTTTAACCTTAATTATCGGCTTTATTCTCGGTGCTTATTCCAGTATCTTTGTTGGTAGCACTTTGTTGGCTTGGTGGAGAGTACGTCAGGGTAAAGAAAGAGTAGCTTTTGCTGATAGTCAACCTCATGAGGAAACTTAGTTGCGATCGGCATTGAAAAATTTTATTGCTTAGTAATCGCAGTATAGAGGTAGAACGTAAGTCTAAACAAAGACTATTACAATAGTAGGTAAATTCATCCTCATAGTAACTTATAATTCTACCTCTTAGCTATTACTAATTATCTCTTACCTCTGGACTACCGATGACAAACCTTCAACACCAACCTCAAAATATAGATCCTGACTTGAATAGAAAAGTCGAAAGATTACATCGACTGACAGTTTATGGTAGGTGGTTAGTGGTTGGTTTATCCTGGTTGATTTTTGCTCCTTTGGGTATTTGGGGACTGCGGGAAGAAATTTCCCTGTGGCTGGAACATTTTACTTGGGCAGCCGTGCGTTATGGTTTGGCTTACAATCGACTTGCGGCGGTTTCTCTTGCTTTTTGTTTCGGGATCACTACTGCTGTCTTGGTTTGGCAAAGTCGTAACATTCTTTTTGGACTTCCTCCTCAAGAAAGACGACAATTAGAAAAAAAAGTCAGGCAAATTCAAGCTAAAGGTCCAACTCATCCTTTGTGGAAATGGGTTTGTCAGTCGCGGCTATGATTGGGGGCTGGGGTTTTCAGCGAACAGTAATCAGTTATCAGTGACTAGTTATGAGTTATGAATAGGGAAGAGGGGGATTTAGAGGACTTGGGGGAACTAGGAGATAAACTGGTACGTGCTCACTGTTAACTGGTAATTTGTAGATGCGGGTACCTGCTCACTGATAACTGAAATATGAATATTCCCGATACTATAGTCGCAGAAATTAAAGCTTATCTTCATAAACAAGCCGATCGAGGCGATCTTGAAGCGCAAACTTTATTAGCTCAACTCGAACAAGTTGATAATTTTTCTCAAGAAACTGCTACTAGAGAAATGTTATCTCCTCCACCAGAAAAAGCTTTGGGCTGCTAATAGTCCAATTTTTGAAAAAATAGAAGCTAAGGGGCAATTTCCATGGTTGTACCTTAGTTTTTGGCGGTTTTAGGTGGTTTTTGGTAGCTCCTTCCTGAACAAATTATGCTCAGTGAAAATTTTGTGACCAGATAGTTGCCATTTTCGCAAATTTTAGTTACATTTATTTACAGAGCAACTTTACAAAACTTAATTAACTGGAGAGCAAACGATGGAAGATAACCGCAACGATGTTAAATTTGGCTTCACCCCTCAAGCCGAAAATTGGAATGGTCGTTTAGCAATGATTGGCTTTGCGGCTGCATTGATCGTCGAGTTAATCTCTGGTCAAGGCGTACTCCATTTTTGGGGTTTGATGTAATTTATTTAACAATCTCTCTCGT encodes the following:
- a CDS encoding DnaJ C-terminal domain-containing protein, with amino-acid sequence MQNFRNYYEILGVSPEANVQEIKKAYRKLALRYHPDRNLGDKAAEEKFKAIGEAYEVLSDESKRSLYDRASSYWQQGAGKRKVGKGFSFNRNGKTTSQGDFSQYGGDFNRFVEDLLSRRAEGGGATTTVERPRTRPTNWESYRPGKIKVEKAINPRPARKDVEARLTLPLEKAYQGGRERIRLEDGRSLEVDMPPGMVNGQQVRLKGQGMAGGDLYLKITVEPHPIFELQGADVYCQVPLTPSEAVLGGAIEVPTLDGLVKMKLPPGVKSGQRLRLANKGYPRGGSRGDQLVEIQLAIPEEITPEEKELYEKIRTIEKFNPRQDWLP
- the dnaK gene encoding molecular chaperone DnaK produces the protein MGKVVGIDLGTTNSVVAVMEGGKPVVIANSEGMRTTPSVVGFNKDGELVVGQMARRQAVLNPQNTFYAVKRFIGRKYAELSPESKRVPYTIRRDEVGNIKVRCPRLRKEFAPEEISALVLRKLAEEAERYLGEPVTGAVITVPAYFNDSQRQATRDAGRIAGLEVMRIINEPTAASLAYGLDRYDSQTILVFDLGGGTFDVSILDVGDSVFEVKATSGDTQLGGNDFDKKIVDWLAEQFLETEKVDLRRDRQALQRLMEAAEKAKIELSGVSVTEINLPFITATEEGPKHIETKLTRPQFESLCGDLVSRLRRPIKRALSDAGISPVQIDEVVLVGGSTRIPMVQELVRSFIDKEPNQNVNPDEVVAVGAAIQAGIIGGEVKDILLLDVTPLSLGLETIGGVTKKLIPRNTTIPVRRSDVFSTAENNQTLVEVHVLQGEREMAADNKSLGKFKLTGIPPAPRGLPQIQVAFDIDANGILQVTAQDKTTGREQSIIVQGASTLSQGEVEQMIREAAQFSRADKERRERVEKRNRAGALADQALRRLKEVSLDFGTQFASYYRRRIEALVEELRSSLELDDERRIDRAQSDLEDALYELNREVRLQYQEEEDDDFFGSIRRTFTGEREPEPPYPSRGGYDRPGDRRYSGYDDYYGERESPRYNNNSRRSPADYPPRSDYPPRSDYPPRSDYPTRSDYPPRSDYPTRSDSPPRSDRRRRSDIPYQNDWDEEDDDWF
- a CDS encoding alpha-ketoacid dehydrogenase subunit beta, giving the protein MAETLFFNALREATDEEMARDDTVFVLGEDVGHYGGSYKVTKDLYKKYGELRLLDTPIAENSFMGLAVGAAMTGLRPIVEGMNMGFLLLAFNQISNNAGMLRYTSGGNFKIPMVIRGPGGVGRQLGAEHSQRLEAYFHAVPGLKIVACSTVYNAKGLLKAAIRDDNPVLFFEHVLLYNLKEDLPEEEYLLPLDRAEVVRSGKDVTILTYSRMRHHVLQALKQLEKEGYDPEIIDLISLKPFDMNVIGESIRKTHRVIIVEECMKTGGIAAELISLINEQLFDELDAPPLRLSSQDIPTPYNGTLENLTIVQPQQIVEAVQKMMQLRV
- the secD gene encoding protein translocase subunit SecD, which translates into the protein MEKQRSLIALIIVLVVGAIALLTQLPIPQGLDLRGGSQLTIQVKPVEGKEINQENLVAVKRVLENRVNGLGVSEPLIQTAGEDKILVQLPGVSNPEQAERVLGGTAQLEFRQQIPNTEGDFQALFTIQQQLQAQLAQLRSGEEDNLEEIEETTASLDTINQQLAELFQPVGLTGQNLENARAEPTQSGNSWEVALRFDAEGGDKFAELTKNVAGTGRRLGIFLDNDLISAPNVGPEFAETGITGGAAVITGNFTLETANDLAVQLRGGALPFPVEVVENRTVGATLGRDSVRRSIYAAVAGLVLVLIFMGVYYRLPGLIADVSLAIYTLLTLACFALIGVTLTLPGIAGFILSIGMAVDANVLIFERTREELRSGKTLYRSVESGFYRAFSSILDSNVTTLIACAALFWLGSGLVKGFALTLAIGVIVSMFTALTCSRTLLLLTVLTLPGVRQKPELFCPNLDRSAKS
- the secF gene encoding protein translocase subunit SecF, which codes for MKLNIIKQQRLWWTVSAIAVLISAIAMTISWFTFNAPLRPGLDFVGGTRLQLERDCSVAGNCDEPINSGQVRDILAAQDLANSSIQVIGEDKQTLSIRTKTLNVDERTQLRAALSEEIGTFDPETTQIETVGPTIGQELFTAGILALIVSFFGIIVYLSFRFQFDYALFAIIALFHDAFITAGIFSIFGLVFGVEVDSLFLVAILTIIGFSVNDTVIIYDRIRETIAENPKDSITDIVDNAVNQTLSRSINTTLTTLLPLIAIALFGGETLKFFALTLIIGFILGAYSSIFVGSTLLAWWRVRQGKERVAFADSQPHEET
- a CDS encoding chlorophyll a/b-binding protein, whose product is MEDNRNDVKFGFTPQAENWNGRLAMIGFAAALIVELISGQGVLHFWGLM